One window of Mauremys reevesii isolate NIE-2019 linkage group 4, ASM1616193v1, whole genome shotgun sequence genomic DNA carries:
- the MRPL23 gene encoding 39S ribosomal protein L23, mitochondrial isoform X1 produces the protein MASGKVLYPLYQLGNPQLRIFRPNFFMTLVRPGVPQPEDTVQFRISMQMTRVDVKNYLEKIYNVPVSVVRTRIQYGANNKRNHKNQRVKKPDYKVAYVQLGQGQTFQFPNLFPEKEETPEPGSIEDIQKQFMEKERQRQTADPRRGGVTDWFGL, from the exons ATGGCCAGCGGGAAGGTTCT CTACCCCCTGTACCAGCTGGGAAACCCCCAGCTGAGGATTTTCCGACCTAACTTCTTcatgacactggtgaggcctggTGTGCCACAGCCAGAAGACACTGTACAGTTCCGTATCTCCATGCA GATGACGAGAGTGGATGTTAAGAATTACCTTGAAAAAATATACAACGTGCCAGTGTCTGTTGTGAGGACCAGAATACAGTATG GTGCAAACAATAAAAGGAACCACAAGAACCAGAGAGTGAAGAAGCCAGATTACAAGGTTGCGTACGTACAGCTG GGTCAGGGACAAACCTTTCAGTTCCCAAACCTATTTCCAGAGAAAGAAGAAACCCCAGAACCTGGCTCTATCGAAGACATCCAGAAGCAGTTTATGGAGAAGGAGAGACAGAGGCAGACAGCTGACCCCAGGCGAGGAGGAGTCACCGACTGGTTTGGACTTTGA
- the MRPL23 gene encoding 39S ribosomal protein L23, mitochondrial isoform X2 has product MTLVRPGVPQPEDTVQFRISMQMTRVDVKNYLEKIYNVPVSVVRTRIQYGANNKRNHKNQRVKKPDYKVAYVQLGQGQTFQFPNLFPEKEETPEPGSIEDIQKQFMEKERQRQTADPRRGGVTDWFGL; this is encoded by the exons atgacactggtgaggcctggTGTGCCACAGCCAGAAGACACTGTACAGTTCCGTATCTCCATGCA GATGACGAGAGTGGATGTTAAGAATTACCTTGAAAAAATATACAACGTGCCAGTGTCTGTTGTGAGGACCAGAATACAGTATG GTGCAAACAATAAAAGGAACCACAAGAACCAGAGAGTGAAGAAGCCAGATTACAAGGTTGCGTACGTACAGCTG GGTCAGGGACAAACCTTTCAGTTCCCAAACCTATTTCCAGAGAAAGAAGAAACCCCAGAACCTGGCTCTATCGAAGACATCCAGAAGCAGTTTATGGAGAAGGAGAGACAGAGGCAGACAGCTGACCCCAGGCGAGGAGGAGTCACCGACTGGTTTGGACTTTGA